The following proteins come from a genomic window of Microtus ochrogaster isolate Prairie Vole_2 chromosome 7, MicOch1.0, whole genome shotgun sequence:
- the Hgs gene encoding hepatocyte growth factor-regulated tyrosine kinase substrate isoform X4 translates to MGRGSGTFERLLDKATSQLLLETDWESILQICDLIRQGDTQAKYAVNSIKKKVNDKNPHVALYALEVMESVVKNCGQTVHDEVANKQTMEELKELLKRQVEVNVRNKILYLIQAWAHAFRNEPKYKVVQDTYQIMKVEGHVFPEFKESDAMFAAERAPDWVDAEECHRCRVQFGVVTRKHHCRACGQIFCGKCSSKYSTIPKFGIEKEVRVCEPCYEQLNKKAEGKAASTTELPPEYLTSPLSQQSQLPPKRDETALQEEEELQLALALSQSEAEEKERMRQKSTHTGHPKAEPTPLASSAPPAGSLYSSPVNSSAPLAEDIDPELARYLNRNYWEKKQEEARKSPTPSAPVPLTEPAAQPGEGHTAPNSMVEAPLPETDSQSIAPSSGPFSEQYQNGESEESHEQFLKALQNAVTTFVNRMKSNHMRGRSITNDSAVLSLFQSINSMHPQLLELLNQLDERRLYYEGLQDKLAQIRDARGALSALREEHREKLRRAAEEAERQRQIQLAQKLEIMRQKKQEYLEVQRQLAIQRLQEQEKERQMRLEQQKQTVQMRAQMPAFPLPYAQLQAMPTAGGVLYQPSGPTSFPGTFSPAGSVEGSPMHGVYMSQPAPATGPYPSMPGSTADPSMVSAYMYPAGAPAAQAAPQAQAGPTTSPAYSSYQPTPTPGYQTVASQAPQSLPAISQPPQTSTIGYMGSQPMSMGYQPYNMQNLMTTLPSQDASLPAQQAYIAGQQPMYQQMPPATGPPQQQPPVAQPPPAQGPPAPGSEAQLISFD, encoded by the exons ATGGGGCGAGGTAGCGGCACCTTCGAGCGTCTCCTAG ACAAAGCCACCAGCCAGCTTCTATTGGAGACGGACTGGGAGTCCATTCTGCAGATCTGCGACCTGATCCGTCAGGGGGACACACA agcaAAATATGCTGTAAATTCCATCAAGAAGAAGGTCAATGATAAGAACCCACACGTGGCTTTGTACGCTCTGGAG GTGATGGAGTCTGTGGTAAAGAACTGTGGCCAGACAGTCCATGATGAAGTTGCCAACAAACAGACCATGGAAGAGCTAAAGGAGCTGCTGAAG aggcaggtggaagttAATGTTCGGAACAAGATCCTGTACCTGATCCAGGCCTGGGCACACGCCTTCCGGAATGAGCCCAAGTACAAGGTGGTCCAGGACACGTACCAGATCATGAAGGTCGAAG GACACGTCTTCCCGGAATTCAAGGAGAGTGACGCCATGTTTGCTGCGGAAAGA GCCCCTGACTGGGTGGACGCCGAGGAATGCCACCGCTGCAGAGTACAGTTTGGGGTGGTGACCCGCAAA CACCACTGCCGGGCATGCGGGCAGATCTTCTGCGGCAAGTGCTCTTCCAAGTACTCCACCATCCCCAAGTTCGGCATTGAGAAGGAGGTGCGCGTGTGTGAGCCCTGCTACGAGCAGCTGAACAA GAAAGCGGAAGGAAAGGCTGCCTCGACCACAGAGCTGCCCCCAGAGTACCTGACCAGCCCTTTGTCCCAGCAGTCTCAG CTGCCCCCAAAGCGGGATGAGACAGCCttgcaggaagaagaggagctgCAGCTGGCGCTGGCCCTCTCTCAGTCTGAGgctgaggagaaagagaggatg AGACAGAAGTCAACACACACAGGGCACCCAAAGGCAGAGCCCACACCCCTGGCCTCATCTGCACCCCCAGCCGGCAGCCTGTATTCGTCCCCTGTG AACTCATCAGCACCTCTGGCTGAGGACATCGACCCTGAG CTTGCACGGTACCTCAACCGGAACTACTGggaaaagaaacaggaggaggCACGGAAGAGCCCCACACCATCTGCCCCTGTGCCCTTGACGGAGCCAGCTGCCCAGCCTGGGGAGGGGCATACAGCCCCCAACAGCATGGTGGAG gctcctcttccagagacaGACTCTCAGTCCATAGCTCCCTCCAGTGGCCCCTTTAGTGAG CAGTACCAGAACGGGGAGTCAGAGGAGAGCCACGAGCAGTTCCTCAAGGCCCTACAGAATGCCGTCACCACTTTCGTCAACCGTATGAAGAGCAACCACATGCGGGGCCGCAGCATCACCAATGACTCAGCCGTGCTGTCACTCTTCCAGTCCATCAACAGCATGCACCCGCAGCTGCTTGAGCTGCTCAACCAGCTGGATGAGCGCAGGT TGTACTACGAGGGGCTTCAGGATAAGCTGGCACAGATCCGTGATGCTCGGGGAGCCCTGAGTGCCCTGCGTGAGGAACACCGGGAGAAACTGCGCCGGGCAGCCGAGGAGGCCGAGCGCCAGCGTCAGATCCAACTGGCACAGAAGCTGGAGATCatgaggcagaagaagcag GAGTACCTGGAGGTGCAGAGGCAGTTGGCTATCCAGCGCCTGCAGGAGCAGGAAAAGGAGCGGCAGATGCGCCTGGAGCAACAGAAGCAGACTGTCCAGATGCGTGCCCAGATGCCTGCCTTCCCCTTGCCTTATGCCCAG CTCCAGGCTATGCCCACAGCTGGGGGTGTGCTCTACCAGCCCTCAGGCCCAACCAGCTTTCCTGGCACCTTCAGCCCAGCAGGCTCAGTAGAGGGCTCCCCAATGCATGGTGTGTACATGagccagccagccccagccaCTGGCCCCTACCCCAGCATGCCTGGCAGCACAGCAG ATCCCAGCATGGTCAGCGCCTACATGTACCCAGCAGGCGCTCCTGCGGCACAGGCAGCCCCACAGGCCCAGGCTGGGCCCACCACCAGCCCTGCCTACTCCTCCTACCAACCCACTCCAACCCCAGGCTACCAG ACTGTGGCTTCTCAGGCCCCGCAGAGCCTCccagccatctcccagcctccaCAAACCAGCACCATAGGCTACATGGGGAGCCAGCCAATGTCCATGGGCTACCAGCCGTACAACATGCAG AATCTTATGACCACCCTTCCAAGCCAGGACGCATCTCTGCCAGCCCAGCAGGCCTACATCGCAGGGCAACAGCCCATGTACCAGCAG ATGCCACCTGCCACTGGCCCTCCCCAGCAGCAGCCCCCTGTGGCCCAGCCACCGCCTGCACAGGGACCGCCAGCCCCGGGCAGTGAAGCCCAACTCATCTCATTCGACTGA
- the Hgs gene encoding hepatocyte growth factor-regulated tyrosine kinase substrate isoform X3 gives MGLPCMLHSRDKNIVCPRTGARVPPWSARLLSGIVETFFLFSPLGRFSTSDKATSQLLLETDWESILQICDLIRQGDTQAKYAVNSIKKKVNDKNPHVALYALEVMESVVKNCGQTVHDEVANKQTMEELKELLKRQVEVNVRNKILYLIQAWAHAFRNEPKYKVVQDTYQIMKVEGHVFPEFKESDAMFAAERAPDWVDAEECHRCRVQFGVVTRKHHCRACGQIFCGKCSSKYSTIPKFGIEKEVRVCEPCYEQLNKKAEGKAASTTELPPEYLTSPLSQQSQLPPKRDETALQEEEELQLALALSQSEAEEKERMRQKSTHTGHPKAEPTPLASSAPPAGSLYSSPVNSSAPLAEDIDPELARYLNRNYWEKKQEEARKSPTPSAPVPLTEPAAQPGEGHTAPNSMVEAPLPETDSQSIAPSSGPFSEQYQNGESEESHEQFLKALQNAVTTFVNRMKSNHMRGRSITNDSAVLSLFQSINSMHPQLLELLNQLDERRLYYEGLQDKLAQIRDARGALSALREEHREKLRRAAEEAERQRQIQLAQKLEIMRQKKQEYLEVQRQLAIQRLQEQEKERQMRLEQQKQTVQMRAQMPAFPLPYAQLQAMPTAGGVLYQPSGPTSFPGTFSPAGSVEGSPMHGVYMSQPAPATGPYPSMPGSTADPSMVSAYMYPAGAPAAQAAPQAQAGPTTSPAYSSYQPTPTPGYQAPQSLPAISQPPQTSTIGYMGSQPMSMGYQPYNMQNLMTTLPSQDASLPAQQAYIAGQQPMYQQMPPATGPPQQQPPVAQPPPAQGPPAPGSEAQLISFD, from the exons ATGGGTTTGCCTTGCATGCTCCATTCCCGCGATAAAAATATAGTGTGTCCCCGAACAGGCGCCAGAGTGCCTCCATGGTCTGCTCGTTTGCTTTCGGGGATTGtggaaacatttttcttattctccCCTCTGGGGAGGTTCAGCACTTCAG ACAAAGCCACCAGCCAGCTTCTATTGGAGACGGACTGGGAGTCCATTCTGCAGATCTGCGACCTGATCCGTCAGGGGGACACACA agcaAAATATGCTGTAAATTCCATCAAGAAGAAGGTCAATGATAAGAACCCACACGTGGCTTTGTACGCTCTGGAG GTGATGGAGTCTGTGGTAAAGAACTGTGGCCAGACAGTCCATGATGAAGTTGCCAACAAACAGACCATGGAAGAGCTAAAGGAGCTGCTGAAG aggcaggtggaagttAATGTTCGGAACAAGATCCTGTACCTGATCCAGGCCTGGGCACACGCCTTCCGGAATGAGCCCAAGTACAAGGTGGTCCAGGACACGTACCAGATCATGAAGGTCGAAG GACACGTCTTCCCGGAATTCAAGGAGAGTGACGCCATGTTTGCTGCGGAAAGA GCCCCTGACTGGGTGGACGCCGAGGAATGCCACCGCTGCAGAGTACAGTTTGGGGTGGTGACCCGCAAA CACCACTGCCGGGCATGCGGGCAGATCTTCTGCGGCAAGTGCTCTTCCAAGTACTCCACCATCCCCAAGTTCGGCATTGAGAAGGAGGTGCGCGTGTGTGAGCCCTGCTACGAGCAGCTGAACAA GAAAGCGGAAGGAAAGGCTGCCTCGACCACAGAGCTGCCCCCAGAGTACCTGACCAGCCCTTTGTCCCAGCAGTCTCAG CTGCCCCCAAAGCGGGATGAGACAGCCttgcaggaagaagaggagctgCAGCTGGCGCTGGCCCTCTCTCAGTCTGAGgctgaggagaaagagaggatg AGACAGAAGTCAACACACACAGGGCACCCAAAGGCAGAGCCCACACCCCTGGCCTCATCTGCACCCCCAGCCGGCAGCCTGTATTCGTCCCCTGTG AACTCATCAGCACCTCTGGCTGAGGACATCGACCCTGAG CTTGCACGGTACCTCAACCGGAACTACTGggaaaagaaacaggaggaggCACGGAAGAGCCCCACACCATCTGCCCCTGTGCCCTTGACGGAGCCAGCTGCCCAGCCTGGGGAGGGGCATACAGCCCCCAACAGCATGGTGGAG gctcctcttccagagacaGACTCTCAGTCCATAGCTCCCTCCAGTGGCCCCTTTAGTGAG CAGTACCAGAACGGGGAGTCAGAGGAGAGCCACGAGCAGTTCCTCAAGGCCCTACAGAATGCCGTCACCACTTTCGTCAACCGTATGAAGAGCAACCACATGCGGGGCCGCAGCATCACCAATGACTCAGCCGTGCTGTCACTCTTCCAGTCCATCAACAGCATGCACCCGCAGCTGCTTGAGCTGCTCAACCAGCTGGATGAGCGCAGGT TGTACTACGAGGGGCTTCAGGATAAGCTGGCACAGATCCGTGATGCTCGGGGAGCCCTGAGTGCCCTGCGTGAGGAACACCGGGAGAAACTGCGCCGGGCAGCCGAGGAGGCCGAGCGCCAGCGTCAGATCCAACTGGCACAGAAGCTGGAGATCatgaggcagaagaagcag GAGTACCTGGAGGTGCAGAGGCAGTTGGCTATCCAGCGCCTGCAGGAGCAGGAAAAGGAGCGGCAGATGCGCCTGGAGCAACAGAAGCAGACTGTCCAGATGCGTGCCCAGATGCCTGCCTTCCCCTTGCCTTATGCCCAG CTCCAGGCTATGCCCACAGCTGGGGGTGTGCTCTACCAGCCCTCAGGCCCAACCAGCTTTCCTGGCACCTTCAGCCCAGCAGGCTCAGTAGAGGGCTCCCCAATGCATGGTGTGTACATGagccagccagccccagccaCTGGCCCCTACCCCAGCATGCCTGGCAGCACAGCAG ATCCCAGCATGGTCAGCGCCTACATGTACCCAGCAGGCGCTCCTGCGGCACAGGCAGCCCCACAGGCCCAGGCTGGGCCCACCACCAGCCCTGCCTACTCCTCCTACCAACCCACTCCAACCCCAGGCTACCAG GCCCCGCAGAGCCTCccagccatctcccagcctccaCAAACCAGCACCATAGGCTACATGGGGAGCCAGCCAATGTCCATGGGCTACCAGCCGTACAACATGCAG AATCTTATGACCACCCTTCCAAGCCAGGACGCATCTCTGCCAGCCCAGCAGGCCTACATCGCAGGGCAACAGCCCATGTACCAGCAG ATGCCACCTGCCACTGGCCCTCCCCAGCAGCAGCCCCCTGTGGCCCAGCCACCGCCTGCACAGGGACCGCCAGCCCCGGGCAGTGAAGCCCAACTCATCTCATTCGACTGA
- the Hgs gene encoding hepatocyte growth factor-regulated tyrosine kinase substrate isoform X6, protein MGRGSGTFERLLDKATSQLLLETDWESILQICDLIRQGDTQAKYAVNSIKKKVNDKNPHVALYALEVMESVVKNCGQTVHDEVANKQTMEELKELLKRQVEVNVRNKILYLIQAWAHAFRNEPKYKVVQDTYQIMKVEGHVFPEFKESDAMFAAERAPDWVDAEECHRCRVQFGVVTRKHHCRACGQIFCGKCSSKYSTIPKFGIEKEVRVCEPCYEQLNKKAEGKAASTTELPPEYLTSPLSQQSQLPPKRDETALQEEEELQLALALSQSEAEEKERMRQKSTHTGHPKAEPTPLASSAPPAGSLYSSPVNSSAPLAEDIDPELARYLNRNYWEKKQEEARKSPTPSAPVPLTEPAAQPGEGHTAPNSMVEAPLPETDSQSIAPSSGPFSEQYQNGESEESHEQFLKALQNAVTTFVNRMKSNHMRGRSITNDSAVLSLFQSINSMHPQLLELLNQLDERRLYYEGLQDKLAQIRDARGALSALREEHREKLRRAAEEAERQRQIQLAQKLEIMRQKKQEYLEVQRQLAIQRLQEQEKERQMRLEQQKQTVQMRAQMPAFPLPYAQLQAMPTAGGVLYQPSGPTSFPGTFSPAGSVEGSPMHGVYMSQPAPATGPYPSMPGSTADPSMVSAYMYPAGAPAAQAAPQAQAGPTTSPAYSSYQPTPTPGYQAPQSLPAISQPPQTSTIGYMGSQPMSMGYQPYNMQNLMTTLPSQDASLPAQQAYIAGQQPMYQQMPPATGPPQQQPPVAQPPPAQGPPAPGSEAQLISFD, encoded by the exons ATGGGGCGAGGTAGCGGCACCTTCGAGCGTCTCCTAG ACAAAGCCACCAGCCAGCTTCTATTGGAGACGGACTGGGAGTCCATTCTGCAGATCTGCGACCTGATCCGTCAGGGGGACACACA agcaAAATATGCTGTAAATTCCATCAAGAAGAAGGTCAATGATAAGAACCCACACGTGGCTTTGTACGCTCTGGAG GTGATGGAGTCTGTGGTAAAGAACTGTGGCCAGACAGTCCATGATGAAGTTGCCAACAAACAGACCATGGAAGAGCTAAAGGAGCTGCTGAAG aggcaggtggaagttAATGTTCGGAACAAGATCCTGTACCTGATCCAGGCCTGGGCACACGCCTTCCGGAATGAGCCCAAGTACAAGGTGGTCCAGGACACGTACCAGATCATGAAGGTCGAAG GACACGTCTTCCCGGAATTCAAGGAGAGTGACGCCATGTTTGCTGCGGAAAGA GCCCCTGACTGGGTGGACGCCGAGGAATGCCACCGCTGCAGAGTACAGTTTGGGGTGGTGACCCGCAAA CACCACTGCCGGGCATGCGGGCAGATCTTCTGCGGCAAGTGCTCTTCCAAGTACTCCACCATCCCCAAGTTCGGCATTGAGAAGGAGGTGCGCGTGTGTGAGCCCTGCTACGAGCAGCTGAACAA GAAAGCGGAAGGAAAGGCTGCCTCGACCACAGAGCTGCCCCCAGAGTACCTGACCAGCCCTTTGTCCCAGCAGTCTCAG CTGCCCCCAAAGCGGGATGAGACAGCCttgcaggaagaagaggagctgCAGCTGGCGCTGGCCCTCTCTCAGTCTGAGgctgaggagaaagagaggatg AGACAGAAGTCAACACACACAGGGCACCCAAAGGCAGAGCCCACACCCCTGGCCTCATCTGCACCCCCAGCCGGCAGCCTGTATTCGTCCCCTGTG AACTCATCAGCACCTCTGGCTGAGGACATCGACCCTGAG CTTGCACGGTACCTCAACCGGAACTACTGggaaaagaaacaggaggaggCACGGAAGAGCCCCACACCATCTGCCCCTGTGCCCTTGACGGAGCCAGCTGCCCAGCCTGGGGAGGGGCATACAGCCCCCAACAGCATGGTGGAG gctcctcttccagagacaGACTCTCAGTCCATAGCTCCCTCCAGTGGCCCCTTTAGTGAG CAGTACCAGAACGGGGAGTCAGAGGAGAGCCACGAGCAGTTCCTCAAGGCCCTACAGAATGCCGTCACCACTTTCGTCAACCGTATGAAGAGCAACCACATGCGGGGCCGCAGCATCACCAATGACTCAGCCGTGCTGTCACTCTTCCAGTCCATCAACAGCATGCACCCGCAGCTGCTTGAGCTGCTCAACCAGCTGGATGAGCGCAGGT TGTACTACGAGGGGCTTCAGGATAAGCTGGCACAGATCCGTGATGCTCGGGGAGCCCTGAGTGCCCTGCGTGAGGAACACCGGGAGAAACTGCGCCGGGCAGCCGAGGAGGCCGAGCGCCAGCGTCAGATCCAACTGGCACAGAAGCTGGAGATCatgaggcagaagaagcag GAGTACCTGGAGGTGCAGAGGCAGTTGGCTATCCAGCGCCTGCAGGAGCAGGAAAAGGAGCGGCAGATGCGCCTGGAGCAACAGAAGCAGACTGTCCAGATGCGTGCCCAGATGCCTGCCTTCCCCTTGCCTTATGCCCAG CTCCAGGCTATGCCCACAGCTGGGGGTGTGCTCTACCAGCCCTCAGGCCCAACCAGCTTTCCTGGCACCTTCAGCCCAGCAGGCTCAGTAGAGGGCTCCCCAATGCATGGTGTGTACATGagccagccagccccagccaCTGGCCCCTACCCCAGCATGCCTGGCAGCACAGCAG ATCCCAGCATGGTCAGCGCCTACATGTACCCAGCAGGCGCTCCTGCGGCACAGGCAGCCCCACAGGCCCAGGCTGGGCCCACCACCAGCCCTGCCTACTCCTCCTACCAACCCACTCCAACCCCAGGCTACCAG GCCCCGCAGAGCCTCccagccatctcccagcctccaCAAACCAGCACCATAGGCTACATGGGGAGCCAGCCAATGTCCATGGGCTACCAGCCGTACAACATGCAG AATCTTATGACCACCCTTCCAAGCCAGGACGCATCTCTGCCAGCCCAGCAGGCCTACATCGCAGGGCAACAGCCCATGTACCAGCAG ATGCCACCTGCCACTGGCCCTCCCCAGCAGCAGCCCCCTGTGGCCCAGCCACCGCCTGCACAGGGACCGCCAGCCCCGGGCAGTGAAGCCCAACTCATCTCATTCGACTGA
- the Hgs gene encoding hepatocyte growth factor-regulated tyrosine kinase substrate isoform X5, whose product MGRGSGTFERLLDKATSQLLLETDWESILQICDLIRQGDTQAKYAVNSIKKKVNDKNPHVALYALEVMESVVKNCGQTVHDEVANKQTMEELKELLKRQVEVNVRNKILYLIQAWAHAFRNEPKYKVVQDTYQIMKVEGHVFPEFKESDAMFAAERAPDWVDAEECHRCRVQFGVVTRKHHCRACGQIFCGKCSSKYSTIPKFGIEKEVRVCEPCYEQLNKKAEGKAASTTELPPEYLTSPLSQQSQLPPKRDETALQEEEELQLALALSQSEAEEKERMRQKSTHTGHPKAEPTPLASSAPPAGSLYSSPVNSSAPLAEDIDPELARYLNRNYWEKKQEEARKSPTPSAPVPLTEPAAQPGEGHTAPNSMVEAPLPETDSQSIAPSSGPFSEYQNGESEESHEQFLKALQNAVTTFVNRMKSNHMRGRSITNDSAVLSLFQSINSMHPQLLELLNQLDERRLYYEGLQDKLAQIRDARGALSALREEHREKLRRAAEEAERQRQIQLAQKLEIMRQKKQEYLEVQRQLAIQRLQEQEKERQMRLEQQKQTVQMRAQMPAFPLPYAQLQAMPTAGGVLYQPSGPTSFPGTFSPAGSVEGSPMHGVYMSQPAPATGPYPSMPGSTADPSMVSAYMYPAGAPAAQAAPQAQAGPTTSPAYSSYQPTPTPGYQTVASQAPQSLPAISQPPQTSTIGYMGSQPMSMGYQPYNMQNLMTTLPSQDASLPAQQAYIAGQQPMYQQMPPATGPPQQQPPVAQPPPAQGPPAPGSEAQLISFD is encoded by the exons ATGGGGCGAGGTAGCGGCACCTTCGAGCGTCTCCTAG ACAAAGCCACCAGCCAGCTTCTATTGGAGACGGACTGGGAGTCCATTCTGCAGATCTGCGACCTGATCCGTCAGGGGGACACACA agcaAAATATGCTGTAAATTCCATCAAGAAGAAGGTCAATGATAAGAACCCACACGTGGCTTTGTACGCTCTGGAG GTGATGGAGTCTGTGGTAAAGAACTGTGGCCAGACAGTCCATGATGAAGTTGCCAACAAACAGACCATGGAAGAGCTAAAGGAGCTGCTGAAG aggcaggtggaagttAATGTTCGGAACAAGATCCTGTACCTGATCCAGGCCTGGGCACACGCCTTCCGGAATGAGCCCAAGTACAAGGTGGTCCAGGACACGTACCAGATCATGAAGGTCGAAG GACACGTCTTCCCGGAATTCAAGGAGAGTGACGCCATGTTTGCTGCGGAAAGA GCCCCTGACTGGGTGGACGCCGAGGAATGCCACCGCTGCAGAGTACAGTTTGGGGTGGTGACCCGCAAA CACCACTGCCGGGCATGCGGGCAGATCTTCTGCGGCAAGTGCTCTTCCAAGTACTCCACCATCCCCAAGTTCGGCATTGAGAAGGAGGTGCGCGTGTGTGAGCCCTGCTACGAGCAGCTGAACAA GAAAGCGGAAGGAAAGGCTGCCTCGACCACAGAGCTGCCCCCAGAGTACCTGACCAGCCCTTTGTCCCAGCAGTCTCAG CTGCCCCCAAAGCGGGATGAGACAGCCttgcaggaagaagaggagctgCAGCTGGCGCTGGCCCTCTCTCAGTCTGAGgctgaggagaaagagaggatg AGACAGAAGTCAACACACACAGGGCACCCAAAGGCAGAGCCCACACCCCTGGCCTCATCTGCACCCCCAGCCGGCAGCCTGTATTCGTCCCCTGTG AACTCATCAGCACCTCTGGCTGAGGACATCGACCCTGAG CTTGCACGGTACCTCAACCGGAACTACTGggaaaagaaacaggaggaggCACGGAAGAGCCCCACACCATCTGCCCCTGTGCCCTTGACGGAGCCAGCTGCCCAGCCTGGGGAGGGGCATACAGCCCCCAACAGCATGGTGGAG gctcctcttccagagacaGACTCTCAGTCCATAGCTCCCTCCAGTGGCCCCTTTAGTGAG TACCAGAACGGGGAGTCAGAGGAGAGCCACGAGCAGTTCCTCAAGGCCCTACAGAATGCCGTCACCACTTTCGTCAACCGTATGAAGAGCAACCACATGCGGGGCCGCAGCATCACCAATGACTCAGCCGTGCTGTCACTCTTCCAGTCCATCAACAGCATGCACCCGCAGCTGCTTGAGCTGCTCAACCAGCTGGATGAGCGCAGGT TGTACTACGAGGGGCTTCAGGATAAGCTGGCACAGATCCGTGATGCTCGGGGAGCCCTGAGTGCCCTGCGTGAGGAACACCGGGAGAAACTGCGCCGGGCAGCCGAGGAGGCCGAGCGCCAGCGTCAGATCCAACTGGCACAGAAGCTGGAGATCatgaggcagaagaagcag GAGTACCTGGAGGTGCAGAGGCAGTTGGCTATCCAGCGCCTGCAGGAGCAGGAAAAGGAGCGGCAGATGCGCCTGGAGCAACAGAAGCAGACTGTCCAGATGCGTGCCCAGATGCCTGCCTTCCCCTTGCCTTATGCCCAG CTCCAGGCTATGCCCACAGCTGGGGGTGTGCTCTACCAGCCCTCAGGCCCAACCAGCTTTCCTGGCACCTTCAGCCCAGCAGGCTCAGTAGAGGGCTCCCCAATGCATGGTGTGTACATGagccagccagccccagccaCTGGCCCCTACCCCAGCATGCCTGGCAGCACAGCAG ATCCCAGCATGGTCAGCGCCTACATGTACCCAGCAGGCGCTCCTGCGGCACAGGCAGCCCCACAGGCCCAGGCTGGGCCCACCACCAGCCCTGCCTACTCCTCCTACCAACCCACTCCAACCCCAGGCTACCAG ACTGTGGCTTCTCAGGCCCCGCAGAGCCTCccagccatctcccagcctccaCAAACCAGCACCATAGGCTACATGGGGAGCCAGCCAATGTCCATGGGCTACCAGCCGTACAACATGCAG AATCTTATGACCACCCTTCCAAGCCAGGACGCATCTCTGCCAGCCCAGCAGGCCTACATCGCAGGGCAACAGCCCATGTACCAGCAG ATGCCACCTGCCACTGGCCCTCCCCAGCAGCAGCCCCCTGTGGCCCAGCCACCGCCTGCACAGGGACCGCCAGCCCCGGGCAGTGAAGCCCAACTCATCTCATTCGACTGA